Proteins co-encoded in one Flavobacteriaceae bacterium MAR_2009_75 genomic window:
- a CDS encoding conjugation system TraG family ATPase has protein sequence MRINLNQNYPIVDIQDHLVFANNGNLVLCYKADLPEVYSLSENDFEDLHGSWFQALKSLPAGTVIHKQDIYQKLEYSAERLANTTFLEKATHKHFKGREYISHQSYLFFVWPKNRGLNKSKYVNPFRGIPKAIPEKMTEAVESFTASVRDAIGFLNNSYKLDFTPLRESEILLMTDTYFNGFNQGFDTDIVLNKDHAQIGNHYFDVLAVNNELCFGDTVSSSKTNDAFTSDDFVFHQGFIDELGLNLNENHIVNQIVYLDDRHKWRKLLEKRLEELSKSSNFGTQNKVVHGKISIILDQINQDDNARIVRGHLNVVFWSDRLADLSKIASRIKTEFKELDIIPYYPKGEERKHYLLNSYCCFASNFSDEDLYVTDLKHALCLLINNTNYKSDATGIIFNDRQHNIPVIKDVWDEKKRRIKARNFAIFAPTGEGKSFLANNILRQYFENGVRLVIIDLGGSYTKFAKLYPDQYITLRYEQGKNLGINPFYINSLHDLSPERLEDLTVFLLELFASGLKVAKAQEVALKKILQYYYKRNASETHSLEAFYNFVQQNKETLLDDLGIDKAYFNTTNFLHIMSEYVGDGLYSFLFEVSEDQSYKIEDKRLIVFELDEVKDNKEVLSVMLKLIKSAIQRTIWRNRAEKGIILFDEFAKQLKFENVLESVEFYYQAIRKQNGAIGIILQSINQLPSNSTSASILENTQVIYSLRNEKGYDELVKRLSLSSHDLNQLKSIKNDLKGQRKYTEIFIKIGKESNIFRLEVPPEVYAAYLTDGSENETIMAMYGKTNDMETAIMEFVKQKFQKSYSHT, from the coding sequence ATGAGGATTAATCTCAACCAAAACTATCCGATTGTGGATATTCAGGACCATCTGGTCTTTGCCAATAATGGTAACCTGGTACTGTGTTATAAGGCTGATTTGCCGGAGGTCTATTCATTATCGGAAAACGATTTTGAGGACTTGCACGGGAGTTGGTTTCAAGCCTTGAAATCGTTGCCGGCCGGAACGGTTATCCATAAACAGGACATTTACCAAAAATTGGAATATTCGGCCGAGCGTTTAGCGAATACGACTTTTTTGGAAAAGGCGACCCATAAACATTTTAAGGGCAGGGAATATATATCGCATCAATCGTATCTCTTTTTCGTATGGCCGAAGAATAGAGGTCTCAACAAATCAAAATATGTGAATCCATTTCGAGGAATTCCAAAAGCCATTCCTGAAAAAATGACCGAAGCTGTAGAAAGTTTTACGGCATCCGTTCGCGATGCAATCGGTTTTCTCAACAATAGCTATAAACTTGATTTTACACCGCTGAGGGAAAGTGAAATTCTTTTGATGACCGACACTTATTTCAATGGGTTCAATCAAGGCTTCGATACCGACATAGTCCTCAATAAAGACCATGCCCAAATAGGCAATCATTATTTTGACGTACTTGCGGTCAACAACGAATTATGTTTTGGTGATACGGTTAGCAGTAGCAAGACCAATGATGCTTTTACTTCCGACGATTTTGTCTTCCATCAGGGGTTTATTGACGAATTAGGGCTAAATCTGAACGAAAACCATATCGTCAACCAGATTGTCTATTTGGACGATAGGCATAAATGGCGAAAACTGTTGGAAAAGCGTTTAGAAGAACTGAGCAAAAGTTCCAACTTCGGTACGCAGAACAAGGTCGTACATGGTAAAATCAGTATCATTCTGGACCAAATCAACCAAGACGATAATGCCCGAATCGTACGAGGTCATCTTAACGTGGTTTTTTGGAGCGACCGCCTGGCTGATTTAAGTAAGATTGCTTCTCGGATTAAAACGGAGTTCAAGGAACTGGATATCATACCGTATTATCCAAAAGGGGAAGAGCGAAAACATTATTTGCTGAATAGCTATTGTTGCTTCGCATCCAACTTTTCCGATGAAGATCTGTATGTCACCGACCTGAAACATGCCCTCTGTCTGCTGATCAACAATACCAACTATAAATCGGATGCTACGGGCATCATTTTCAACGACCGGCAACATAACATACCGGTCATTAAGGATGTATGGGATGAAAAAAAGCGGCGCATTAAGGCCCGGAACTTTGCAATTTTTGCTCCTACGGGAGAGGGCAAGTCGTTTTTGGCGAACAACATCCTTCGGCAGTATTTTGAAAACGGTGTCCGATTGGTCATCATTGATTTGGGAGGGAGTTATACCAAGTTTGCAAAGCTCTATCCCGATCAATACATCACCTTACGCTACGAGCAAGGAAAGAACCTGGGCATCAATCCCTTTTACATCAACAGTCTACATGACCTAAGCCCGGAGCGGTTGGAAGACCTTACCGTCTTCCTTTTGGAGCTCTTTGCTTCGGGTCTTAAGGTCGCCAAAGCGCAAGAGGTAGCCTTGAAAAAAATCCTTCAGTATTACTATAAACGTAATGCAAGCGAAACCCACTCGTTAGAGGCCTTTTACAATTTCGTCCAGCAGAACAAAGAAACCCTATTGGATGATTTGGGCATCGATAAGGCCTATTTCAATACCACAAACTTTCTGCACATCATGTCGGAATATGTAGGGGACGGACTCTACAGTTTTTTATTCGAGGTAAGTGAAGACCAGTCTTATAAAATAGAGGACAAACGCCTTATCGTTTTTGAACTGGATGAAGTGAAGGATAACAAGGAAGTCCTTTCCGTAATGTTGAAGCTTATCAAATCTGCCATTCAGCGGACCATCTGGCGCAACCGTGCCGAAAAGGGGATTATCCTGTTCGATGAGTTCGCAAAGCAATTGAAGTTTGAAAACGTACTGGAAAGTGTCGAATTCTACTATCAAGCCATACGAAAACAAAATGGGGCGATTGGGATTATACTTCAGTCCATCAACCAATTACCCAGTAATTCCACTTCGGCAAGTATTCTGGAAAATACCCAGGTGATTTATAGCCTTCGAAATGAAAAGGGGTACGACGAGTTGGTCAAAAGACTAAGCCTTTCTAGCCATGACCTAAATCAACTAAAATCCATCAAGAACGACTTGAAGGGGCAGCGGAAGTATACAGAAATCTTTATCAAGATAGGGAAGGAGAGCAACATCTTTCGTTTGGAAGTTCCCCCCGAGGTGTATGCGGCCTATCTCACTGACGGCTCAGAAAACGAGACCATAATGGCCATGTATGGTAAAACCAATGATATGGAAACGGCCATCATGGAATTTGTAAAACAGAAATTTCAAAAATCATATTCACACACTTAA
- a CDS encoding putative AbiEii toxin of type IV toxin-antitoxin system, whose amino-acid sequence MTSINNPVGSVWHRWDPHIHIPGTLKNDYKNGTTLEDFLQEINTSSPPIKALGITDYYVLDSYERILPIFKNGGLPNVELMFPNIELRFSVNAGKGSPINVHLLVSPDDEDHIEETKRFLRNLKFEYDGEDYGCVNDDLIRLGKAFVGNSNDKAYLLRAGVEQFKVSPNDLSKAFKNHQWARENIMVGVAAGQNDGTAQLQESGLTALREELQRMSHFVFSGRMGDREYWCGRGADSAEEIKRKYKSLKPCLHGSDAHNLESVGNPHLDRYCWLRGDLKFETLRQICFEPERRVFIGKEVSEDGFPSHTIDKVSVKDASWLKNPEISVNSGLVAIIGARGSGKTALVEMIAAGSGSVDQSHTKRSFLERARVLLKGTTSTVTWGNSETTTFCVDISQLPMESEEPRVRYLSQQFVDHLCSSDGLADELVNAIENVIFDAHSVDERLGARTFKELRSTKTESIKRSIEKYQKLLLDIGDNISTQDDLARNVEDLKKKRANEFAAIERMKLDRKKLIPSDNKELLKKLDQVREATEAKSQNIATIEKKELKLNGLKEEVGQFEDGIAKPYLEDLKANYEEAKLTEEQWSNFNLTYEGNVGILLQEELSETSKQLKNLKGPNIGEQIESKDKVNAKPYLQSYNNLSSNTYTLLLKEQNRLEALIGVDSARRKKYTELSNKIAKAETALKVRDKEVQNAEVAPSKIEELLAQRKNTYELLIGQIEKEEDLLSQLYSPLQNRLNSQKGTLSKLTFSVNRIVNIEQWAESGERLIDRSRVGSFRGVGTLTGIIKEALEHVWKNGSSKEIAKAMSEFRTEYGQAFWNHAFEDARKTRETKKHWYGQISSWLYGIDHVKVNYGLKYEGVDVQQLSPGTRGIVLLLLYLSIDIDDDRPLIIDQPEENLDPKSIFEELVEKFKEAKKRRQIIIVTHNANLVVNTDADQVIVASRGEHKKGALPDIGYMSGGLENPEIRKAVCDILEGGKQAFEERSKRLRISI is encoded by the coding sequence ATGACATCCATAAATAATCCAGTTGGTTCTGTTTGGCACAGATGGGATCCACATATTCACATTCCTGGAACTCTAAAAAATGATTACAAAAATGGCACCACATTAGAAGATTTTCTTCAAGAAATAAACACTTCTTCTCCTCCTATTAAAGCATTGGGAATTACCGATTATTATGTTTTAGATTCTTATGAGAGAATTTTACCAATTTTTAAAAATGGTGGATTACCAAATGTGGAATTAATGTTTCCAAACATAGAATTACGTTTTTCGGTAAACGCGGGTAAGGGATCTCCAATAAACGTTCATTTGTTAGTGTCACCTGATGACGAAGATCATATTGAAGAGACTAAACGTTTTTTGAGGAACCTAAAATTCGAGTACGATGGAGAGGATTATGGGTGTGTAAATGATGACCTAATAAGACTTGGCAAGGCGTTTGTCGGTAATTCCAATGATAAGGCATATCTATTAAGGGCAGGTGTTGAGCAGTTTAAAGTGTCGCCTAATGATTTGAGCAAAGCCTTCAAAAATCATCAGTGGGCAAGGGAAAATATTATGGTAGGTGTTGCAGCTGGCCAAAATGATGGTACAGCTCAGCTACAGGAGAGTGGACTTACTGCGTTGCGGGAGGAACTGCAGAGAATGTCACATTTTGTATTCTCCGGTCGTATGGGAGATCGTGAATACTGGTGCGGAAGGGGAGCCGATTCTGCGGAAGAAATAAAGAGAAAGTATAAAAGCTTAAAGCCTTGTTTGCATGGTAGTGACGCACATAATCTTGAAAGTGTGGGTAATCCTCATCTTGATAGATACTGTTGGTTACGAGGGGATCTTAAGTTTGAAACTTTACGCCAGATATGTTTTGAACCTGAAAGAAGGGTTTTTATTGGAAAAGAAGTTTCAGAAGATGGTTTTCCCTCCCATACTATTGACAAGGTTTCGGTGAAAGATGCATCTTGGCTTAAAAACCCTGAGATTAGTGTTAACTCAGGTCTAGTTGCTATTATTGGTGCGCGCGGCTCTGGAAAGACAGCTTTAGTTGAAATGATTGCCGCTGGTTCTGGAAGTGTTGATCAATCCCATACGAAACGTTCTTTTCTAGAAAGAGCTAGGGTTTTATTAAAAGGTACAACAAGTACAGTTACATGGGGCAATTCTGAAACAACAACTTTTTGTGTGGACATTTCTCAACTTCCTATGGAAAGTGAAGAACCCAGAGTACGCTATTTATCACAACAGTTCGTTGATCACTTATGTTCCTCAGATGGTCTTGCCGATGAATTAGTTAACGCAATTGAAAATGTGATTTTTGACGCTCATAGTGTTGATGAAAGACTTGGCGCACGGACATTTAAGGAATTAAGAAGTACTAAAACGGAATCGATTAAAAGGAGTATAGAAAAATATCAGAAGCTACTTCTGGATATTGGTGATAATATATCCACGCAAGATGACCTCGCTCGAAATGTAGAAGATTTAAAGAAGAAAAGGGCCAATGAGTTTGCAGCCATTGAGCGTATGAAATTAGATCGTAAGAAACTGATACCTTCTGATAACAAAGAACTGCTGAAAAAACTAGATCAAGTCAGAGAGGCAACCGAAGCTAAATCCCAAAATATTGCTACCATTGAGAAGAAAGAACTCAAGCTTAACGGTTTAAAAGAGGAAGTAGGCCAATTCGAGGACGGTATTGCCAAACCATATCTTGAGGATCTCAAGGCTAATTATGAAGAAGCAAAGCTGACCGAAGAACAATGGTCAAATTTCAATCTTACTTATGAAGGAAATGTTGGAATTCTGTTGCAAGAAGAACTTTCAGAAACTTCAAAGCAGTTAAAAAACTTGAAAGGTCCAAATATTGGGGAGCAAATAGAATCAAAGGATAAAGTCAACGCAAAACCTTATCTACAATCCTACAATAATCTCTCCTCAAATACATATACACTTCTCTTGAAGGAGCAAAATAGATTAGAAGCCCTTATAGGCGTTGATAGTGCAAGAAGAAAGAAATATACAGAGCTTTCCAACAAAATAGCAAAGGCAGAAACCGCATTAAAGGTACGTGATAAGGAAGTGCAAAATGCCGAAGTGGCTCCTTCAAAGATTGAAGAGCTACTAGCACAACGCAAGAATACCTACGAACTTTTAATTGGGCAGATTGAAAAGGAAGAAGACCTCTTATCACAACTCTATAGTCCACTTCAAAATAGACTTAATTCTCAGAAGGGTACTCTATCCAAACTTACCTTTTCTGTTAATAGAATAGTTAATATAGAACAATGGGCCGAATCAGGTGAGAGATTAATTGACAGGTCTAGGGTCGGTTCGTTTAGGGGTGTTGGCACCTTGACAGGAATTATAAAAGAGGCATTGGAGCATGTATGGAAAAACGGCTCTTCCAAAGAAATTGCTAAAGCAATGTCTGAGTTTCGCACAGAGTACGGACAAGCCTTTTGGAATCATGCTTTTGAGGATGCTAGAAAGACTAGAGAAACCAAAAAGCATTGGTACGGTCAGATTTCATCATGGCTTTATGGTATTGATCATGTCAAGGTAAATTACGGACTAAAATATGAGGGTGTAGATGTCCAGCAACTCTCACCAGGCACAAGGGGTATAGTTCTTCTTTTACTATACCTCTCAATTGATATAGATGATGATCGCCCTTTAATTATCGATCAGCCAGAAGAAAACTTAGACCCCAAGTCCATTTTTGAAGAATTGGTCGAAAAATTCAAAGAGGCAAAAAAAAGAAGACAAATTATCATTGTGACACATAATGCAAATTTAGTGGTAAATACTGATGCGGACCAAGTGATAGTAGCGTCGCGAGGCGAACATAAAAAAGGGGCACTACCTGACATTGGATATATGAGTGGGGGTCTTGAAAATCCAGAAATACGAAAAGCTGTTTGCGATATTTTGGAGGGTGGGAAGCAAGCCTTTGAAGAAAGATCTAAACGGCTTCGAATCAGTATTTAA
- a CDS encoding N-acetylmuramoyl-L-alanine amidase, with product MKHNFFYVLVWILFSGLQPIFGQERNQKPIVIIDSGHGGSDTGAIGINGLKEKEVVLSIAKEVAKLNQALFNDSLEIYLTRYSDTLISLVDRTKLAKALKADVFVSIHFNQAVRRAAHGIEVYVKQGEPRSENLAEQFTIGLNEKLGFKNRGVKDANFQVLRETTQCPSVLLELGFLSNWEEAEHNGEQSSIIAYALLIIETLIKFLNYDRSC from the coding sequence ATGAAGCACAATTTTTTTTACGTATTGGTTTGGATACTGTTTTCTGGTTTACAACCCATTTTTGGACAGGAGAGAAATCAAAAACCTATTGTTATCATAGATTCCGGACATGGAGGTTCTGATACTGGCGCAATCGGCATCAATGGACTAAAGGAAAAAGAGGTGGTCTTGAGTATTGCCAAGGAGGTAGCTAAGCTTAACCAAGCACTATTCAATGATTCATTGGAAATATATCTTACTCGATACTCGGACACGCTTATTTCCTTGGTAGATAGAACCAAACTCGCAAAGGCCTTAAAAGCCGACGTATTTGTCTCGATTCATTTCAATCAAGCCGTTCGAAGAGCAGCTCATGGAATTGAAGTATATGTTAAACAAGGAGAGCCGCGTTCCGAAAACTTGGCTGAGCAATTTACAATTGGACTAAATGAAAAATTAGGCTTTAAAAATAGAGGCGTTAAAGATGCGAATTTTCAAGTGCTTCGGGAAACAACCCAATGCCCAAGTGTGCTTTTAGAATTAGGTTTTTTGTCGAATTGGGAGGAGGCGGAACATAATGGAGAGCAAAGTAGTATTATCGCTTATGCGCTATTAATAATAGAAACACTGATAAAATTTTTGAATTATGATCGAAGTTGCTAA